One Catalinimonas alkaloidigena DNA window includes the following coding sequences:
- a CDS encoding helix-turn-helix domain-containing protein, translating to MELLLKQLIRQGENSQLDFKKTITHREKIAKTIVSFANNRGGTILVGVRDDRQITGINPDEESYMLQDAAAHYCDPAVPLRLEEIHTNEGTVLLAHVAESQHKPHRCVNKHGEWHVYVRSQDQSVRASKQTVDVLRKETLQRLADNRTYTRNEQAVFSYLRRKNKISLKDYARLINVSKRRAARILTGLVLEGDLLRHDYEKAEFYTLRA from the coding sequence ATGGAATTGCTGCTAAAGCAACTGATCAGGCAAGGCGAGAACAGCCAGCTTGATTTTAAAAAAACCATTACCCATCGCGAGAAGATCGCCAAAACCATCGTCTCCTTCGCTAACAACCGCGGCGGCACCATCCTTGTCGGTGTACGAGACGATCGCCAGATCACCGGCATTAATCCCGACGAAGAATCGTACATGCTTCAGGATGCAGCGGCGCATTACTGCGACCCCGCCGTGCCTTTGCGTCTGGAAGAAATTCACACGAACGAAGGGACCGTGCTGCTGGCGCATGTGGCCGAAAGCCAGCACAAGCCGCATCGCTGTGTCAACAAGCACGGCGAGTGGCACGTCTACGTACGAAGCCAGGACCAGAGTGTGCGGGCCAGCAAGCAAACCGTTGATGTACTGCGCAAAGAGACGCTACAGCGGTTGGCCGATAACCGCACGTACACGCGCAACGAGCAAGCGGTGTTCAGCTACCTGCGGCGGAAAAACAAAATTTCGCTGAAGGATTATGCGCGCCTGATCAACGTCTCGAAACGCCGGGCGGCCCGTATTCTGACAGGGTTGGTGCTGGAAGGCGATCTGTTACGCCACGATTACGAAAAAGCGGAGTTCTACACCCTCCGCGCGTAG
- a CDS encoding TolC family protein, with product MLPLHAQDVLTLTEALSLGLEKNYAIRIAQLQRDSLDNQLTLGNAGFLPVITADGTRQFSVNDTRQVFLDGRNNALDNARTDVLNGSIDATWRIFDGFNMFVAYESLTQLRKVGEFTQRAAIENLVADITDAYYNVVQQTARVRAFENTLTISEQRLQLAQDNYEVGTGTRAEYLAAQADLNTDRSALMQEQQLLKQAIIQVNALLVRSPIVEFAVADTLIPLGDSLQFQELTDELGSANTELRQARLRRDIALLRTRAVKSQRYPQVDVYGSYSYNRSNSQAGFLLQNRQVGYTYGVTARINIFDGFNQNRREQNARVTERIREAQVENTQIGLESVLAQVYNDYVNSLRLIQLEQENYAISQERVSIELDRYRIGVSTPLQLREAQTTTVETNRRLIEAQYTAKQAETELLRLTGRLVNTTN from the coding sequence GTGCTCCCCCTCCACGCACAGGACGTTCTTACATTAACCGAAGCGCTTTCGCTGGGGCTTGAGAAAAATTACGCCATCCGCATCGCCCAACTGCAGCGCGATAGTCTCGACAACCAACTGACGTTGGGAAATGCGGGTTTCCTGCCGGTGATTACCGCCGACGGAACCCGTCAGTTCAGCGTGAACGATACGCGGCAGGTGTTTCTGGACGGGCGCAACAACGCGCTCGACAATGCACGTACGGACGTTCTGAACGGCTCGATTGATGCCACGTGGCGCATTTTCGACGGGTTCAACATGTTTGTGGCCTACGAAAGCCTGACGCAATTGCGCAAGGTCGGCGAATTTACCCAACGGGCTGCCATCGAAAATCTGGTGGCCGACATTACAGACGCCTATTACAACGTCGTCCAGCAAACGGCACGTGTGCGCGCGTTCGAAAATACGCTCACCATTTCGGAACAGCGTCTGCAACTGGCACAGGATAACTACGAGGTGGGGACCGGTACCCGCGCCGAGTACTTAGCGGCGCAAGCCGATTTAAACACCGACCGCTCGGCGCTGATGCAGGAACAGCAGTTGCTCAAGCAAGCGATCATTCAGGTGAATGCTCTGTTGGTCCGCTCGCCGATCGTGGAGTTTGCCGTGGCCGATACGCTCATTCCCCTCGGCGATTCGCTACAATTTCAGGAACTGACGGATGAATTGGGCTCGGCCAATACGGAGCTGCGGCAGGCACGTTTGCGGCGCGACATTGCGCTGTTGCGCACGCGTGCCGTCAAGTCACAGCGCTATCCACAGGTTGATGTATACGGGAGTTATTCGTACAACCGCTCTAATTCGCAGGCCGGCTTTCTGCTCCAGAACCGGCAGGTCGGGTATACGTATGGTGTTACGGCCCGCATCAACATTTTCGATGGCTTTAACCAAAACCGCCGGGAACAGAACGCCCGCGTAACGGAGCGTATACGGGAAGCGCAGGTCGAAAATACGCAGATAGGACTGGAGTCGGTGCTGGCGCAGGTCTACAACGACTACGTGAACAGCCTGCGGCTGATTCAACTGGAACAGGAAAACTATGCTATTTCGCAGGAACGGGTATCCATCGAACTGGACCGTTACCGGATTGGTGTATCGACGCCTTTGCAACTGCGTGAGGCGCAAACCACGACCGTTGAAACCAACCGCCGTTTGATCGAAGCGCAGTATACCGCCAAACAAGCCGAAACGGAATTGCTCCGCCTGACCGGCCGTTTGGTCAACACCACGAATTAA
- a CDS encoding efflux RND transporter permease subunit — MADLSSLSIQRPVLAVVMSLVIMLFGVIGFYYLGVREYPSVDPPIVTVSTSYTGANADIVETQITEPLEEEINGIAGVRSLTSTSRDGRSTITVEFTLDSDLEAAANDVRDRVSRAVRSLPPEADPPTVSKADADAGAIIFLNVHSPKRSLLELSDIADKIFKERLQTIPGVSEIQIWGEKRYSMRLWIDPLRLAAYRLTPLDILTALQRENVELPSGRVEGQSTELSVRTMGRLRDVDAFNNLIIRQEGDRVVRFKDIGTAELGPENERTIMKRDGVPMVGVSLVPQPGSNQIEIADAFYARVEQIQKDLPDDIKTGVGFDNTTYIRESVREVEQTIFVAFMLVVFIIYLFLRDWRSTLIPVLTIPISLVGTFFLMWLLGFSINVLSLLGIVLAIGLVVDDTIVVLENIYTKIEEGVDPVTAGREGTKEIFLAVIATTVALVAVFLPVVFLQGITGRLFREFGLVIAGAVVISSFVALTLTPMASVRLLKKRVQQPWFYRKTEPFFQRLTDAYRASLESFMQMRWMAFVIMGISIGFIYLFFKILPRELSPLEDRNGFTVRATGPEGATFEFMDQYINSLIDLVETEVGDGLNAIISITSPGFGGSSSTNTGFLRVRLKDAEDREISQQEIVDNLTPKLTQLPRARAYVSQDPTISSNRRNSFPVQFVLQAPTIDDLKEILPAFEERARQDPHFSFVDINLKFTKPEIQIDIDRNKARTMGVNVNDIAQTLQLGLSGQRFGYYVMNGKQYQIIGQVGRENRNEPLDLRSLYVRSNNDNLVQMDNLVTLTEQSTPPQLYRFNRYAAATVQAQLAKGVTLGAGLEAMDKIADEVLPESFSTALDGDSREFMESSSSLAFAFVLALVLIYLVLSAQFESFRDPFVIMFTVPLALVGALLSLWYFDQTLNIFSQIGIIMLIGLVTKNGILIVEFAQQRREAGRSITEAIQDAATARFRPILMTSLSTILGILPIALALGAGSESRVSMGIAVVGGMIFATGLSLYVIPAIYTYLTSRSVRAAQAV, encoded by the coding sequence ATGGCCGATTTATCTTCCCTTAGCATCCAGCGGCCGGTTCTGGCCGTCGTGATGTCGCTGGTCATCATGCTGTTCGGCGTCATTGGGTTCTATTACCTGGGTGTCCGCGAGTACCCCAGTGTTGACCCGCCCATCGTTACCGTCAGCACCAGCTACACCGGCGCCAATGCCGATATCGTCGAGACGCAGATCACCGAGCCCCTGGAGGAGGAAATCAACGGGATTGCCGGGGTGCGCTCCCTGACGTCTACCAGCCGCGACGGGCGCAGCACCATCACCGTCGAATTTACGCTGGATTCGGACCTGGAAGCAGCGGCCAACGATGTGCGCGACCGGGTGTCGCGTGCCGTGCGCTCGCTCCCCCCGGAAGCCGACCCGCCGACGGTGAGCAAAGCCGACGCCGACGCCGGTGCCATCATCTTTTTGAACGTGCACAGCCCGAAACGTTCGTTGCTGGAGCTTTCTGACATTGCCGACAAAATCTTCAAAGAACGGCTACAGACCATTCCTGGCGTTAGTGAAATCCAGATCTGGGGCGAAAAACGTTATTCCATGCGGCTGTGGATCGATCCGCTGCGGCTGGCCGCGTACCGCCTCACGCCGCTGGACATCCTGACGGCCCTGCAGCGCGAAAACGTAGAGTTGCCCTCGGGGCGCGTAGAAGGGCAATCGACCGAACTCAGTGTGCGGACCATGGGGCGTTTGCGCGACGTGGATGCCTTCAACAACCTGATCATCCGCCAGGAAGGCGACCGGGTGGTGCGGTTCAAAGACATTGGTACCGCCGAACTGGGGCCGGAAAACGAGCGGACCATTATGAAGCGCGACGGCGTGCCGATGGTGGGCGTGTCGCTGGTACCGCAGCCGGGTTCTAACCAGATCGAAATTGCCGATGCTTTCTACGCGCGGGTCGAGCAGATCCAAAAAGACCTGCCGGACGACATCAAGACCGGCGTCGGATTCGACAACACGACCTACATCCGCGAGTCGGTACGGGAAGTGGAACAGACCATTTTCGTGGCATTTATGCTGGTGGTGTTCATCATCTACCTGTTTTTGCGCGACTGGCGCAGTACGCTCATTCCGGTCCTGACCATTCCCATCTCGCTCGTCGGGACGTTCTTCCTGATGTGGCTGCTGGGCTTTTCGATCAACGTGCTTTCGCTGCTGGGCATCGTGCTGGCCATCGGGCTGGTGGTAGACGATACCATTGTGGTGCTGGAAAATATTTATACGAAGATCGAAGAGGGCGTCGATCCGGTGACGGCGGGTCGGGAGGGGACCAAAGAGATCTTCCTGGCGGTGATTGCTACCACTGTAGCGCTGGTGGCGGTATTTCTACCCGTGGTGTTTCTGCAGGGCATTACGGGGCGTCTCTTCCGCGAGTTCGGGCTGGTGATCGCCGGTGCGGTGGTGATTTCTTCTTTCGTTGCCCTGACGCTGACGCCGATGGCGAGCGTCCGTTTACTCAAGAAACGGGTGCAACAGCCGTGGTTCTACCGCAAAACGGAGCCTTTCTTCCAACGCCTGACCGACGCCTACCGCGCATCGCTCGAAAGCTTTATGCAGATGCGCTGGATGGCTTTTGTTATCATGGGCATTTCGATCGGGTTTATTTACCTGTTCTTTAAAATTCTGCCCCGTGAGCTTTCGCCTCTCGAAGACCGCAACGGCTTCACAGTCCGTGCGACCGGCCCCGAAGGCGCCACGTTCGAGTTCATGGACCAGTACATCAATTCCTTGATCGACCTGGTGGAGACAGAAGTCGGCGACGGCCTGAACGCCATCATTTCCATTACCTCACCCGGCTTCGGTGGGTCCAGTTCGACCAATACCGGCTTTTTGCGGGTACGCCTGAAAGATGCAGAAGATCGGGAGATTTCGCAGCAGGAGATCGTCGACAACCTGACGCCCAAGCTGACGCAGTTGCCCCGCGCGCGGGCCTACGTCTCGCAAGATCCAACCATCAGCAGCAACCGCCGCAACTCGTTCCCGGTGCAGTTCGTGTTGCAGGCGCCCACCATCGACGATCTGAAAGAGATTCTGCCTGCGTTTGAAGAACGCGCGCGGCAGGATCCGCACTTCTCGTTCGTGGACATCAACCTGAAATTTACCAAGCCGGAAATTCAGATCGACATTGATCGCAACAAAGCCCGTACGATGGGCGTCAACGTGAACGACATCGCGCAGACCTTGCAACTGGGCCTCAGCGGCCAGCGCTTTGGGTACTACGTGATGAACGGGAAGCAGTACCAGATCATCGGGCAGGTGGGACGCGAAAATCGCAACGAGCCGCTCGATCTGCGTTCGCTCTACGTACGAAGCAACAACGATAACCTGGTCCAGATGGACAATTTGGTCACTCTGACCGAACAAAGTACCCCACCGCAGTTGTACCGCTTCAACCGCTACGCCGCGGCTACGGTACAGGCGCAACTGGCCAAAGGGGTAACCCTGGGGGCCGGGTTGGAAGCGATGGATAAAATTGCCGACGAGGTATTGCCGGAATCGTTCTCAACGGCGCTCGACGGCGACTCGCGCGAGTTTATGGAAAGCTCGTCGAGTCTGGCGTTTGCCTTTGTGCTAGCGCTCGTGCTGATCTACCTGGTGTTGTCGGCACAGTTCGAAAGCTTCCGCGATCCGTTCGTCATCATGTTTACCGTGCCGCTGGCACTGGTCGGCGCGTTGCTGTCGCTCTGGTATTTCGACCAGACGCTGAATATCTTCAGCCAGATCGGCATCATCATGCTGATTGGGCTGGTTACTAAAAACGGCATCCTGATCGTGGAATTTGCCCAACAGCGCCGCGAAGCCGGACGAAGCATCACCGAGGCCATTCAAGACGCCGCCACCGCGCGTTTCCGCCCGATTCTGATGACGAGCCTTTCGACCATCCTGGGCATTTTGCCCATTGCCCTGGCGCTGGGCGCCGGCTCAGAAAGCCGCGTGTCGATGGGCATTGCGGTCGTAGGAGGGATGATTTTTGCCACGGGGTTGTCGCTTTACGTCATTCCTGCCATTTATACCTATCTAACTTCTCGTTCCGTACGCGCTGCCCAAGCGGTGTGA
- a CDS encoding efflux RND transporter periplasmic adaptor subunit, giving the protein MNKTSKRILYGVIAVVIIFLLALPKLNLFSDPEETATPATAPGSGAVAVEGMVAKLTTLNNRIVATGTVLANEEIEVRSEISGKVTEILFQEGDRVQKGQTLLRINDDELRAQLQRLDYLRQLAEDNESRYKKLLDREAISQEEYDIAATEMKTSQAEVENLKAQVSKAIIRAPFEGVIGLRQISLGSYIAPTTPITTLVDNDPIKVEFSIPARYSKSVKVGNAIDYQVEGSPNTFRGVIYAIDPSIDPVTRTLRVRARTPNPEGELLPGAFATIELVLEEIGETIMLPTEAVVPNRSGHIVYVSRAGKAQPQDVEVGLRTPSDIQITQGISAGDTIVVTGVLQVRAGAPLQFMNVTSSDQERPTSVVDSLEIRQGA; this is encoded by the coding sequence ATGAATAAGACGAGCAAGCGTATCCTCTACGGAGTGATCGCTGTAGTGATCATTTTTTTGCTGGCGCTGCCCAAGCTGAATTTGTTTAGCGATCCGGAAGAAACTGCCACACCAGCCACCGCACCCGGCAGTGGGGCCGTGGCGGTAGAGGGCATGGTCGCGAAGCTGACGACCCTGAACAACCGCATTGTAGCGACCGGAACGGTACTGGCGAACGAGGAGATCGAAGTCCGCAGCGAAATTTCGGGCAAGGTCACCGAGATTCTGTTCCAGGAGGGCGATCGGGTGCAGAAAGGACAAACGCTGCTCCGCATCAACGACGACGAACTGCGCGCGCAGTTGCAGCGGCTGGACTACCTCCGGCAACTGGCCGAAGACAACGAGTCGCGTTATAAAAAGCTGCTGGACCGCGAGGCCATCAGCCAGGAAGAATACGACATTGCGGCCACGGAAATGAAAACCTCGCAGGCCGAAGTCGAAAACCTGAAAGCACAAGTGAGCAAGGCCATCATCCGTGCGCCTTTCGAAGGGGTGATCGGGCTGCGGCAGATCAGCCTGGGAAGCTACATTGCGCCCACCACGCCCATCACCACGTTGGTCGACAACGACCCCATCAAAGTCGAGTTTTCCATTCCGGCGCGTTACAGCAAGTCGGTAAAAGTGGGCAACGCCATCGATTATCAGGTGGAAGGCTCACCCAACACGTTCCGGGGCGTGATCTATGCCATTGACCCGAGCATCGATCCGGTGACGCGCACCTTGCGGGTACGGGCCCGCACGCCGAATCCCGAAGGAGAGCTGCTGCCCGGTGCTTTCGCCACCATCGAACTGGTGCTGGAAGAGATCGGCGAAACCATCATGCTGCCGACCGAAGCGGTGGTTCCCAACCGTAGTGGGCACATCGTGTACGTGAGTCGGGCCGGAAAAGCGCAACCGCAGGACGTAGAAGTTGGCTTGCGCACCCCCAGCGACATTCAGATTACGCAGGGCATTTCGGCCGGCGATACGATCGTGGTCACGGGGGTACTGCAGGTGCGCGCGGGAGCGCCGTTGCAATTCATGAACGTGACTTCTTCAGACCAGGAGCGCCCCACTTCCGTGGTGGATAGCCTGGAAATCAGGCAGGGCGCCTGA
- a CDS encoding class I SAM-dependent methyltransferase, translating into MTEQEKARLLSADVQAFLQAHATDDPARLLLQAPPHPDWPMRLVVQQLQARQKARHKLPTWYATPGILFPVGRSVEQASSERTAAFKASRVSGDLLVDLTGGFGVDSSFFARSFARVVSVEADGELSALAAHNGAVFGQCNIAWHSGPAETFLPTLDAAPDCIYLDPDRRPDRLHSRVVSLEDARPDVVSWLPALLERAPRVLIKASPLLDLPRALLQLRTVTQAWVVAVANECKEVLLLAERQATEPRIHAVHLTGEATEETFTFTFAEEAATEVTLAAPQRYLYEPHAALLKAGAFRTVGQRYGLAKLHPNSHLYTSQTLVPDFPGRRWEVGAVTTLNKKALHAHFPEGRAHVLTRNFPLSPEHIRKKLKLGESDTRSLIATTNPAGKPIVVVGTPLR; encoded by the coding sequence ATGACGGAGCAAGAAAAAGCCAGGTTGTTGTCGGCAGACGTGCAGGCGTTTTTGCAGGCCCACGCCACCGACGATCCGGCCCGCCTGCTCCTCCAGGCACCGCCGCACCCGGACTGGCCCATGCGGCTGGTGGTGCAACAGTTACAAGCCCGCCAGAAGGCCCGGCACAAGCTCCCGACTTGGTACGCTACACCCGGCATCCTGTTTCCGGTGGGCCGCTCGGTCGAACAAGCTTCGTCCGAACGGACCGCGGCGTTTAAGGCCTCGCGGGTATCGGGCGATCTGCTGGTGGACCTGACCGGCGGCTTTGGTGTGGACAGCTCGTTCTTTGCCCGTTCGTTTGCGCGGGTTGTGTCGGTCGAAGCCGACGGGGAGTTAAGTGCGCTGGCCGCCCACAATGGCGCGGTGTTCGGTCAGTGCAACATCGCCTGGCATTCCGGCCCTGCCGAAACGTTTCTACCCACCCTGGACGCTGCGCCCGACTGCATTTACCTCGACCCGGACCGCCGCCCCGACCGCCTACACAGCCGTGTGGTGAGTCTGGAAGACGCCCGCCCCGACGTAGTGAGCTGGCTACCCGCTCTGCTGGAACGCGCCCCCCGCGTGCTGATCAAAGCCTCGCCGCTGCTCGACCTGCCACGCGCGCTGCTGCAACTCCGTACGGTCACCCAGGCGTGGGTCGTGGCCGTAGCGAACGAATGCAAGGAAGTGTTGCTGCTGGCCGAACGGCAGGCCACCGAACCCCGCATCCACGCCGTACACCTGACCGGAGAGGCCACCGAAGAAACGTTTACGTTCACCTTTGCCGAAGAGGCAGCCACCGAAGTGACGCTGGCCGCTCCGCAACGCTACCTCTACGAACCGCACGCGGCCTTGCTGAAAGCCGGAGCTTTTCGAACGGTAGGGCAGCGCTACGGCCTCGCCAAGCTCCATCCCAACAGCCATCTCTATACCTCGCAGACACTCGTCCCTGATTTTCCGGGACGCCGGTGGGAAGTCGGGGCCGTCACCACGCTGAACAAAAAAGCCCTGCACGCCCATTTCCCCGAGGGCCGTGCGCACGTGCTGACCCGCAACTTCCCGCTTTCGCCGGAACACATCCGGAAGAAGCTGAAGCTGGGCGAAAGCGATACGCGCTCGCTCATCGCCACGACCAATCCGGCAGGCAAGCCGATCGTCGTGGTGGGCACACCGCTGCGGTAA
- a CDS encoding dipeptidase: MSQASQPAATIKAYVEANKDRFLSELMDLLRIPSVSADSKFKPEVQRAAEFIKQQLEAAGAENVALCPTQGHPIVFGEKIVDPALPTVLVYGHYDVQPADPYELWKSPPFEPEIRDGRIYARGACDDKGQAYMHVKALELMMRADMLPCNVKFMIEGEEEVGSEHLGDFLRDNRERLAADVILISDTGILSNEHPSITTGLRGMSYVLVDVVGPNRDLHSGMYGGAVANPINVLCDMIASLVDDDGRITIPGFYDDVAEVSDEERKAMNAAPFSEEAFKKELDVADVKGEKGYTTLERKSIRPTLDVNGIWGGYTGEGAKTVLPSEAHAKISMRLVPNQSSQKITELFTRHFESIAPKSVKVKVTPHHGGEPAVTPTDSVAYQAASKAFEEAWGKTPIPLREGGSIPIVALFEKELGLKSVLLGFGLDSDAIHSPNENFHVFNYLKGIETIALFYQHFAAMNPER; encoded by the coding sequence ATGTCGCAAGCATCGCAACCAGCCGCTACGATCAAAGCCTACGTCGAAGCGAACAAAGACCGCTTTCTGTCCGAACTGATGGACCTGTTGCGGATTCCGTCGGTGTCGGCCGACAGCAAGTTTAAGCCGGAAGTACAACGGGCCGCCGAATTCATCAAACAGCAGCTGGAAGCCGCCGGGGCCGAGAACGTGGCACTGTGCCCGACCCAGGGGCACCCGATTGTGTTTGGGGAGAAGATCGTCGACCCGGCGCTGCCGACCGTGCTGGTGTACGGGCACTACGACGTGCAACCCGCCGACCCATACGAGTTGTGGAAGTCGCCGCCGTTCGAGCCGGAAATCCGTGACGGACGCATCTACGCTCGCGGCGCCTGCGACGATAAGGGGCAGGCCTACATGCACGTGAAAGCCCTTGAGCTGATGATGCGTGCCGACATGCTGCCGTGTAACGTCAAGTTTATGATCGAAGGGGAAGAGGAAGTCGGCTCTGAGCACCTCGGCGACTTTTTGCGCGACAACCGCGAGCGGCTGGCCGCCGACGTTATTCTGATTTCGGATACGGGCATTTTGTCGAACGAGCACCCGTCGATCACGACCGGATTGCGCGGCATGAGCTACGTGCTGGTCGACGTGGTCGGCCCCAACCGCGATCTGCACTCCGGCATGTACGGGGGGGCGGTGGCCAACCCCATCAACGTGCTGTGCGACATGATTGCTTCGCTTGTGGACGACGACGGGCGCATCACCATTCCTGGTTTCTACGACGACGTGGCGGAGGTGAGCGACGAAGAGCGGAAGGCCATGAATGCCGCGCCCTTCAGCGAAGAGGCGTTTAAAAAAGAATTGGACGTGGCCGACGTCAAAGGCGAGAAAGGCTACACCACGCTGGAGCGAAAGTCGATTCGTCCGACGCTGGACGTCAATGGCATCTGGGGCGGCTACACCGGCGAGGGGGCCAAAACCGTGCTGCCCTCCGAAGCGCACGCCAAAATTTCGATGCGGCTGGTGCCCAACCAGTCTTCGCAAAAAATCACCGAACTCTTCACCCGGCATTTCGAGTCGATTGCCCCGAAAAGCGTCAAGGTGAAAGTAACGCCCCACCACGGCGGCGAACCGGCCGTGACGCCCACCGATTCGGTGGCCTACCAGGCGGCCAGCAAGGCGTTTGAAGAGGCCTGGGGCAAAACCCCGATTCCGTTGCGCGAAGGCGGCAGCATTCCGATTGTGGCGCTGTTCGAAAAAGAACTGGGCCTGAAAAGTGTGTTGCTGGGCTTCGGACTGGATTCAGACGCCATCCACTCGCCGAACGAGAACTTCCACGTGTTCAATTACCTGAAAGGCATCGAGACGATTGCGCTCTTCTACCAGCACTTCGCGGCGATGAACCCAGAGCGGTAG
- a CDS encoding SIR2 family protein, with protein sequence MSKERLFRAIRKEQVTLWAGAGLSMYAGYPSGKGLAHRIYHELSEEEKQYIDPNSLLPDLTEQFVRNRNGKRHELNTILKNIYQKAPDSIEYHEKIASIPHFKEIITTNYDPLFEKGYDDQCHLILRDGDLPYAKSAKVPIYKIHGDLSDLATILITRKDYNRFFSDRDNSVYWSYIKSVMATKTLLFIGYTLEDPNVETLFDDICAALGPNQRESFFVAPSMSQAKIIDLAKKNITYIDSTGEKIIDELLENVNRNIADDLRDGLVSSDTFMKFCATRGVYTEIGAEENGFSLKSLTGRSNQVEGNLIFTLKDGDNEFQEKFEEFISGKVFGDFEVPEDKILHAILSIAGIKIKDRESGLGKLQFQAIPKKLLKFDINFGIEFALSDLVGRLYGSKHLIELKLEYKEAVFKIQLKESEEFSKIHFLFRHSEIFTKTKDEIEIYSLLKHLASGNTFTLHFEDGSTYREAMQKMQHMVEYADHYLAYFKKLKEIEDHYEVQFRNMHSEAVSNEQNLDILNNVLASIRKEPILYRWDGPLTSTIDFEEDGVQRLSDVNSGGSSISATFGPWEVYLHKKRLMLGTRMVEFLDPFIANLEAILNRKTTKMELYSRSKQIKIFYLEGPINELE encoded by the coding sequence AAAGAACAAGTTACCCTCTGGGCTGGTGCTGGACTTTCAATGTACGCAGGATACCCTTCGGGCAAAGGGCTGGCTCATCGTATATATCATGAACTGTCAGAGGAAGAGAAACAATATATAGATCCAAATTCACTTCTACCTGACCTGACAGAGCAATTTGTCAGAAACAGAAACGGCAAAAGGCATGAGCTGAACACAATTCTTAAAAATATCTACCAGAAAGCTCCTGATTCAATAGAATATCATGAAAAGATCGCCAGTATACCGCACTTCAAGGAAATCATCACCACTAATTATGACCCTCTGTTTGAAAAGGGATATGATGATCAATGCCATCTGATTTTAAGGGATGGAGACCTTCCGTATGCTAAGTCGGCGAAAGTACCTATTTACAAGATACATGGGGATTTGTCAGACCTCGCTACAATACTGATCACTAGGAAAGACTACAATCGATTCTTTTCAGATCGAGACAATAGCGTCTACTGGAGCTATATCAAGAGTGTGATGGCTACCAAGACATTGCTTTTTATAGGCTATACTTTGGAAGATCCTAATGTAGAAACTCTCTTCGATGATATCTGTGCGGCACTTGGGCCAAATCAGAGAGAATCATTTTTCGTGGCTCCAAGTATGTCACAAGCGAAGATCATTGACTTAGCTAAAAAGAACATTACATACATTGATTCGACTGGAGAAAAAATAATTGACGAGCTGTTAGAAAATGTTAATCGAAATATAGCTGATGACCTGCGAGATGGGTTAGTATCCTCTGACACCTTCATGAAGTTTTGTGCAACGCGAGGAGTTTATACAGAGATAGGCGCGGAAGAGAACGGGTTTTCTTTGAAATCACTGACAGGAAGGAGTAACCAAGTTGAAGGTAATCTGATTTTTACCTTGAAAGATGGTGATAATGAATTTCAGGAAAAGTTTGAAGAGTTTATTTCCGGAAAGGTATTTGGCGACTTCGAAGTGCCAGAAGACAAGATTTTGCATGCAATCTTATCGATCGCAGGTATTAAAATCAAGGATCGTGAATCAGGATTAGGCAAGCTGCAATTTCAAGCTATACCGAAGAAACTATTGAAGTTTGACATCAACTTCGGGATAGAATTCGCATTGTCTGATCTAGTAGGAAGGCTGTATGGGTCAAAGCATCTAATCGAATTGAAGCTTGAATACAAAGAGGCAGTTTTCAAAATTCAATTAAAAGAGAGCGAAGAGTTTAGCAAAATTCATTTTTTATTTCGCCACAGTGAGATCTTCACGAAAACGAAAGACGAGATAGAAATATATAGTCTTCTTAAACACTTAGCTTCAGGAAATACCTTTACTCTTCACTTCGAAGATGGAAGTACTTATAGAGAAGCAATGCAGAAAATGCAGCATATGGTAGAATATGCTGACCATTATTTGGCATACTTCAAAAAGTTAAAGGAGATCGAAGATCATTATGAAGTTCAGTTTCGCAATATGCATTCAGAAGCTGTGAGTAATGAGCAGAATCTGGATATACTCAATAATGTCTTAGCATCAATTCGTAAAGAGCCCATTCTTTACAGGTGGGATGGGCCCTTAACTTCAACGATAGACTTTGAAGAAGATGGAGTACAACGACTCTCAGATGTAAATAGCGGGGGGAGTTCAATTTCTGCAACATTTGGCCCTTGGGAAGTGTATCTACATAAAAAAAGGCTCATGTTGGGAACTAGAATGGTTGAATTTCTTGACCCATTTATAGCAAACCTGGAAGCGATTCTCAATAGAAAAACTACCAAAATGGAGCTTTATAGTAGATCGAAACAAATCAAAATATTCTATTTGGAGGGGCCGATAAATGAGCTTGAGTGA